One genomic segment of Pleurodeles waltl isolate 20211129_DDA chromosome 11, aPleWal1.hap1.20221129, whole genome shotgun sequence includes these proteins:
- the TGOLN2 gene encoding trans-Golgi network integral membrane protein 2, giving the protein MITMKRLLLLLICLSLSGHSRQQDGDQKSDEDTTPPKTNGHAPPNANGQVPSGSQGQSPPGGQGQSPQSAPGGQGQSPQSAPGVQGQYPQSAPGGQGQSAPGGQGQSAPGGQGQSAPGGQGQSAPGGQGQSAQSAPGGQGQSAQSAPGGQGQSAQSAPGGQGQSAQSAPGGQGQSAPGAQGQSAQSVPGIQGQSAQSVPGVQGQSVPGAQGQSAQSVPGAQGQSAQSAPGAQGQSAQSAPGAQGQSAPGAQGQSAPGAQGQSAPGAQGQSAPGAQGQSAQSAPGAQGQSAQSAPGAQGQSAQSAPGAQGQSAQSPPGSQGQSAQSPPGSQGQSAQSPLGSQGQSPPNAQGQAPPNAQGQAPPNAQGQAPPNAQGQAPPNAQGQAPPNAQGQAPPKTDAAADNGKADNAIPDADNQVDGEEENGDELTDPPQDVEGDDVNGADEDDNAPGEEGKLNGLGKSPAGNLQDAIDVSKEQSENSHFFAYLVTTAILVAALYIAYHNKRKIIAFVLEGRRGKGGRRPNSGDYQRLDHKI; this is encoded by the coding sequence gtcACTCTAGACAGCAGGATGGTGACCAGAAGAGTGATGAAGATACCACGCCTCCgaagaccaatggccatgcccctccCAACGCCAATGGCCAAGTCCCTTCGGGTTCCCAGGGCCAGTCCCCTCCGGGCGGCCAGGGCCAGTCCCCTCAGTCCGCTCCGGGCGGCCAGGGCCAGTCCCCTCAGTCCGCTCCGGGCGTCCAGGGCCAGTACCCTCAGTCCGCTCCGGGCGGCCAGGGCCAGTCCGCTCCGGGCGGCCAGGGCCAGTCCGCTCCGGGCGGCCAGGGCCAGTCCGCTCCGGGCGGCCAGGGCCAGTCCGCTCCGGGCGGCCAGGGCCAGTCCGCTCAGTCCGCTCCGGGCGGCCAGGGCCAGTCCGCTCAGTCCGCTCCGGGCGGCCAGGGCCAGTCCGCTCAGTCTGCTCCGGGCGGCCAGGGCCAGTCCGCTCAGTCTGCTCCGGGCGGCCAGGGCCAGTCCGCTCCGGGCGCCCAGGGCCAGTCCGCTCAGTCCGTTCCGGGCATCCAGGGCCAGTCCGCTCAGTCCGTTCCGGGCGTCCAGGGCCAGTCCGTTCCGGGCGCCCAGGGCCAGTCCGCTCAGTCCGTTCCGGGCGCCCAGGGCCAGTCCGCTCAGTCCGCTCCGGGCGCCCAGGGCCAGTCCGCTCAGTCCGCTCCGGGCGCCCAGGGCCAGTCCGCTCCGGGCGCCCAGGGCCAGTCCGCTCCGGGCGCCCAGGGCCAGTCCGCTCCGGGCGCCCAGGGCCAGTCCGCTCCGGGCGCCCAGGGCCAGTCCGCTCAGTCCGCTCCGGGCGCCCAGGGCCAGTCCGCTCAGTCCGCTCCGGGCGCCCAGGGCCAGTCCGCTCAGTCCGCTCCGGGCGCCCAGGGCCAGTCCGCTCAGTCCCCTCCGGGCTCCCAGGGCCAGTCCGCTCAGTCCCCTCCGGGCTCCCAGGGCCAGTCCGCTCAGTCCCCTCTGGGCTCCCAGGGCCAGTCCCCACCGAACGCCCAGGGCCAAGCCCCACCGAACGCCCAGGGCCAAGCCCCACCGAACGCCCAGGGCCAAGCCCCACCGAACGCCCAGGGCCAAGCCCCACCGAACGCCCAGGGCCAAGCCCCACCGAACGCCCAGGGCCAAGCCCCTCCAAAGACTGATGCAGCAGCTGATAATGGGAAGGCTGATAATGCTATCCCTGATGCTGATAACCAAGTAGATGGGGAAGAGGAAAATGGTGACGAGTTAACAGATCCTCCACAAGATGTAGAAGGTGATGATGTAAACGGTGCTGATGAGGATGATAATGCTCCTGGTGAGGAGGGAAAACTAAATGGCCTTGGCAAATCTCCAGCTGGAAATCTCCAAGACGCTATTGATGTTTCCAAGGAGCAGTCAGAAAACAGTCATTTCTTTGCCTACCTTGTGACGACAGCCATTCTTGTTGCTGCTTTGTACATCGCTTATCATAATAAAAGAAAG